From a single Shewanella donghaensis genomic region:
- a CDS encoding pilus assembly FimT family protein: MQKQQGFTLIELVVVIIILGILAVTAAPKFINLQGDAYKSTLDGLKASLQGANTLVYSKAAIAGEEKNDDATIQIGSAVSDTVNTQFGYLQSDEDSLVDALEIDTANDWTVVEGADPQADAAILYQTSSPYDDGTSNDAKDCHLEYIPALLEGDLPTYTVKSDDC, translated from the coding sequence ATGCAGAAACAACAAGGTTTTACGTTAATTGAGTTAGTTGTCGTTATTATCATTTTAGGTATTTTAGCGGTAACAGCAGCGCCTAAGTTTATTAACCTTCAAGGTGATGCATACAAGTCAACTTTAGATGGTTTAAAAGCATCATTACAAGGTGCCAACACTTTAGTTTACTCAAAAGCTGCTATTGCAGGCGAAGAGAAGAATGATGACGCGACTATTCAAATAGGTTCGGCTGTATCAGATACAGTTAATACTCAATTTGGTTATTTACAAAGTGATGAAGACTCATTGGTAGATGCGCTTGAAATTGATACAGCTAATGATTGGACAGTTGTTGAAGGGGCTGACCCTCAGGCTGATGCAGCTATTTTATACCAGACTAGTTCACCTTATGATGATGGTACATCGAATGATGCTAAAGATTGTCATTTGGAATATATACCAGCTTTGCTAGAAGGTGATTTACCTACTTACACGGTAAAATCTGACGATTGCTAA